The following proteins are encoded in a genomic region of Alnus glutinosa chromosome 8, dhAlnGlut1.1, whole genome shotgun sequence:
- the LOC133874595 gene encoding protein DETOXIFICATION 18-like isoform X1, whose translation MSGNGNLDGAPPLIEVDDDGEEETKGGWWEKVLDVEEAKRQVLFSLPMILTNLFYYLIALVSVMFAGHLGELELAGATLANSWAIVTGFAFMVGLSGALETLCGQGFGAKLYRMLGVYLQASCIISFLFSILVPILWFYTEPILIFLHQDTEIAKIAALYMKFLIPGLFAYGFLQNILRFLQTQSIVMPPVVLSLLPLVIQTGIAYALVHWTILGFKGASLAVSISLWLSLLIMSVYVICTKKLKHTWEGFSFDSFHYIFTNLKLALPSAAMVCVQISQEPQEYGIKHDLIYFTSLFFKIFASLEYWAFEILVFLAGLMQNAETTTSLIAMCVNTETIAYMITYGLSAAASTRVSNELGAGNPNKARSAMAVTLKLSVLLALTVVLALGFGHDIWAGFFSDSPTIIREFASMTPLLAISIIVDSVQGVLSGVARGCGWQHLVVYVNLATFYFIGVPIAAFLGFKSKLQAKGLWIGLICGLSCQAATLLLVTLRSKWTKLDLPENSNRENPVSV comes from the exons atgtcaGGAAACGGAAATTTAGATGGCGCGCCACCGTTGATAGAGGTTGATGATGATggtgaagaagaaacaaagggaGGGTGGTGGGAGAAAGTGTTGGACGTGGAGGAGGCCAAGAGACAAGTCTTGTTTTCCTTGCCTATGATTCTCACCAATCTTTTCTATTACTTAATCGCCTTGGTATCCGTCATGTTTGCTGGCCACCTTggcgagcttgagcttgccGGTGCCACTCTTGCGAACTCGTGGGCTATTGTCACCGGCTTTGCTTTCATG GTTGGTTTAAGTGGAGCTCTTGAGACGCTTTGTGGGCAGGGATTTGGTGCAAAATTATACAGAATGTTGGGGGTTTATCTACAAGCCTCTTGCATCATATCCTTCCTATTCTCTATACTAGTACCCATCCTCTGGTTCTATACAGAGCCCATACTGATCTTTCTTCATCAAGATACTGAGATCGCAAAGATAGCTGCTCTCTATATGAAATTCCTCATTCCCGGTCTATTTGCATATGGCTTTCTGCAGAACATCTTGAGATTTCTTCAGACACAGTCTATAGTTATGCCCCCGGTTGTATTGTCATTGCTACCATTGGTTATTCAGACTGGGATTGCATATGCTTTAGTACATTGGACAATTCTTGGTTTCAAGGGAGCTTCGTTGGCAGTTTCAATTTCATTATGGCTGTCACTCCTTATAATGTCCGTGTATGTCATTTGCACAAAGAAACTTAAGCATACATGGGAAGGATTTTCATTCGATTCATTCCATTACATTTTCACCAACTTGAAACTAGCCCTGCCCTCTGCAGCAATGGTATG CGTACAGATCAGCCAGGAGCCACAGGAGTATGGTATAAAACATGATCTCATATATTTTACTAgtctatttttcaaaatatttgccAGTTTGGAGTACTGGGCTTTCGAGATTCTGGTTTTCTTAGCAGGACTGATGCAAAACGCAGAAACAACTACGTCGTTGATCGCAATGTG tgtGAACACAGAAACTATTGCCTACATGATCACATATGGTCTTAGTGCCGCTGCAAG CACAAGGGTGTCAAATGAGTTGGGAGCAGGCAACCCTAACAAGGCAAGGAGTGCCATGGCTGTGACTCTCAAGCTCTCTGTCCTTCTTGCACTCACAGTTGTTCTGGCCCTTGGATTTGGCCATGACATCTGGGCTGGATTCTTCAGTGACAGCCCAACAATTATACGGGAATTTGCTTCAATGACACCCCTACTTGCAATTTCGATAATTGTTGATTCTGTTCAAGGTGTTTTATCAG GGGTGGCCAGAGGATGTGGTTGGCAGCACTTGGTTGTATATGTTAACTTGGCAACTTTCTACTTCATTGGTGTACCAATTGCAGCCTTCCTTGGTTTTAAGTCAAAACTTCAGGCGAAG GGTTTGTGGATTGGCTTAATCTGCGGGCTGTCCTGCCAAGCAGCCACCCTCTTGCTGGTAACACTGCGTTCAAAATGGACAAAACTGGATCTCCCCGAGAATAGTAACAGAGAAAATCCAGTTTCGGTATAG
- the LOC133874595 gene encoding protein DETOXIFICATION 18-like isoform X2: MSGNGNLDGAPPLIEVDDDGEEETKGGWWEKVLDVEEAKRQVLFSLPMILTNLFYYLIALVSVMFAGHLGELELAGATLANSWAIVTGFAFMVGLSGALETLCGQGFGAKLYRMLGVYLQASCIISFLFSILVPILWFYTEPILIFLHQDTEIAKIAALYMKFLIPGLFAYGFLQNILRFLQTQSIVMPPVVLSLLPLVIQTGIAYALVHWTILGFKGASLAVSISLWLSLLIMSVYVICTKKLKHTWEGFSFDSFHYIFTNLKLALPSAAMVCLEYWAFEILVFLAGLMQNAETTTSLIAMCVNTETIAYMITYGLSAAASTRVSNELGAGNPNKARSAMAVTLKLSVLLALTVVLALGFGHDIWAGFFSDSPTIIREFASMTPLLAISIIVDSVQGVLSGVARGCGWQHLVVYVNLATFYFIGVPIAAFLGFKSKLQAKGLWIGLICGLSCQAATLLLVTLRSKWTKLDLPENSNRENPVSV; this comes from the exons atgtcaGGAAACGGAAATTTAGATGGCGCGCCACCGTTGATAGAGGTTGATGATGATggtgaagaagaaacaaagggaGGGTGGTGGGAGAAAGTGTTGGACGTGGAGGAGGCCAAGAGACAAGTCTTGTTTTCCTTGCCTATGATTCTCACCAATCTTTTCTATTACTTAATCGCCTTGGTATCCGTCATGTTTGCTGGCCACCTTggcgagcttgagcttgccGGTGCCACTCTTGCGAACTCGTGGGCTATTGTCACCGGCTTTGCTTTCATG GTTGGTTTAAGTGGAGCTCTTGAGACGCTTTGTGGGCAGGGATTTGGTGCAAAATTATACAGAATGTTGGGGGTTTATCTACAAGCCTCTTGCATCATATCCTTCCTATTCTCTATACTAGTACCCATCCTCTGGTTCTATACAGAGCCCATACTGATCTTTCTTCATCAAGATACTGAGATCGCAAAGATAGCTGCTCTCTATATGAAATTCCTCATTCCCGGTCTATTTGCATATGGCTTTCTGCAGAACATCTTGAGATTTCTTCAGACACAGTCTATAGTTATGCCCCCGGTTGTATTGTCATTGCTACCATTGGTTATTCAGACTGGGATTGCATATGCTTTAGTACATTGGACAATTCTTGGTTTCAAGGGAGCTTCGTTGGCAGTTTCAATTTCATTATGGCTGTCACTCCTTATAATGTCCGTGTATGTCATTTGCACAAAGAAACTTAAGCATACATGGGAAGGATTTTCATTCGATTCATTCCATTACATTTTCACCAACTTGAAACTAGCCCTGCCCTCTGCAGCAATGGTATG TTTGGAGTACTGGGCTTTCGAGATTCTGGTTTTCTTAGCAGGACTGATGCAAAACGCAGAAACAACTACGTCGTTGATCGCAATGTG tgtGAACACAGAAACTATTGCCTACATGATCACATATGGTCTTAGTGCCGCTGCAAG CACAAGGGTGTCAAATGAGTTGGGAGCAGGCAACCCTAACAAGGCAAGGAGTGCCATGGCTGTGACTCTCAAGCTCTCTGTCCTTCTTGCACTCACAGTTGTTCTGGCCCTTGGATTTGGCCATGACATCTGGGCTGGATTCTTCAGTGACAGCCCAACAATTATACGGGAATTTGCTTCAATGACACCCCTACTTGCAATTTCGATAATTGTTGATTCTGTTCAAGGTGTTTTATCAG GGGTGGCCAGAGGATGTGGTTGGCAGCACTTGGTTGTATATGTTAACTTGGCAACTTTCTACTTCATTGGTGTACCAATTGCAGCCTTCCTTGGTTTTAAGTCAAAACTTCAGGCGAAG GGTTTGTGGATTGGCTTAATCTGCGGGCTGTCCTGCCAAGCAGCCACCCTCTTGCTGGTAACACTGCGTTCAAAATGGACAAAACTGGATCTCCCCGAGAATAGTAACAGAGAAAATCCAGTTTCGGTATAG